The DNA region NNNNNNNNNNNNNNNNNNNNNNNNNNNNNNNNNNAAGTGGGTACTCTTCTTACGTGTGCCAAACATACTTTAAGCTAAATTAAAGCTCCATTAATTACCTATCAAATtcaccttttttgtttttctcaaacAAGGGCAAATCATCATTAATCCACCACGTCAAAAACACAAATTGAACCATCAAATTCAATCCATTCGGCATCAAAACCAGAAAATGAACCTCACGTTAACATCAGTAGGCTAAGAATTTTCCAAAAATCAATGTAACACATAAAGCAGCTGCCAGCAAAAACCCTAGGTTAAGGCAATGGTTTTGTCTTAAGATGACCTtgtacatttaaaaaaaaaaaaatttattaagggcatttttgttatTGGGAGACATATTGTTTGTCAATTAAGCGATAATTTTTAGGGtatattgtcaaaattgaaagttttgaaaatatattatcaattaggtggtaACTTAAGGAAGATATTGTGGATGCTAGCTCCGGATGGTTTGTAAGCTAATTAACTAAAATCCAAAATAGATAGGTGACATCAAACTTGAGGTTTGGATTTAAATCTCATATAGATTTTTAATTCATTCCTAcatatttcatttcaaatttatattGCATTTAGTATATGTTTATCCAAATTATTCTTTTCTCACAATATTGACAGTGTGActtaagataaaaaaagaaaatatgaagaaattaattaagttgtaATTAACGAAACTGCACCAATCTTAgccaaaaaatagaaaaaacaaaaaagaaaaagaataatgtaCTAGTCCTTCAAAATATCCATCGCATGCAGCATTAATTGTCAACAAGGTTGGATAAGGTCTTTAACTAACCATTTGACATTGCAAAACTCTTGGCGTGAAGACCAACCACCTGACAGAGGATCACCGTCCTCGATCGGCGTCCAGACCACTATTTCAGCAGATCGATCAGTGAGCATTCCCTCTTGATCCGTTGTGATTCGGAGTgggaaagatagagatggaggaGATCCAACATTTTAGCCACGAGGAGCATCCCTTGATGTTTGTGGAAGAGTTTGAAAATGATGATGAGGAGATTCAAGTTATTGTTTGCTCAGGTTGCGATCAATCTATTTACGCTCCTGCCTACAAATGCTCTCACTGCAACTTCTTCCTTCACAAGTCCTGCGCCGAGTTACCCCCTGAGATACAACACCATTTGCATCCAAACCACACCCTCGTTCTTGTTGCGCCATCAAATAGTAGATTGTGTGATGCCTGTCGTAGGGATTGCGAAAGATGCTTCGCTTACAGGTGCCATCGTTGCAATTTTGACCTTGACATTGCGTGTGCTTCCGGTTGGCGAACTAATCCTGACGACTGTCACCAACACGAATTCGTTCCCATCTTTCAACACATCCACTTCACTTGTGAACTCTGTGGTGATGAGGATCGCAACAGCGCGGCCCAGGTATGTCGCATTTGTCAACTCTTGGCTCACTATCTTTGTACTCTGAGGCCACGTACCATCAAAATTATGGCAGATCGTCATTTGCTCACTCTCATCCATTCACCTTCTAAAGTCATCAAGGAGCACCACGATCTACTATTCTGTAACCTCTGCTATAAACAGATCAACCTCAACTATGCGGGTTATTATTGTCAACTATGTGATTTCATAGCCCACTTGAAATGCGCACAGAGAAATTCAATTGGAACAAGTAGTGATACCAAAGACGACTCAAGCATAGAAGAGGAGGGGGGTATCGACTTTGAAGAGGGTGAAGAACTTGAGGAGCTCAAACATTTCCATCATGAACATAACTTATTCCTCAGCCGCAACCAAGTGGAGGTTCATCATGAACATAAGCTGTGTGAAGGTTGTGTGAAATCAATTTCTGCCCCCATTTTATAGTTGTCAGCAATGCAATTACTTTCTCCATAGCAAATGTGCTAGACTACCCTTAAAGAAGCGGCATCCAACACACCTACATCTGCTTACCCTCGGCGCATGGGGAAACCTGTACTTTGACGGCCTCAAATTTTGTTATGCTTGTGTTCGTCTAAGCCATGGCTTCGCTTATGTGTGTAACGAATGTCTCTATAGCATTGACATCCGATGCTCTTTGATTTCGAAAACTTTTCGACATGAATGTCACCAACACTCTCTCTTCCATGCTGTAAGTTCTGATGAAAAGTGCAATGCTT from Corylus avellana chromosome ca10, CavTom2PMs-1.0 includes:
- the LOC132164290 gene encoding protein VACUOLELESS GAMETOPHYTES-like produces the protein MEEIQHFSHEEHPLMFVEEFENDDEEIQVIVCSGCDQSIYAPAYKCSHCNFFLHKSCAELPPEIQHHLHPNHTLVLVAPSNSRLCDACRRDCERCFAYRCHRCNFDLDIACASGWRTNPDDCHQHEFVPIFQHIHFTCELCGDEDRNSAAQVCRICQLLAHYLCTLRPRTIKIMADRHLLTLIHSPSKVIKEHHDLLFCNLCYKQINLNYAGYYCQLCDFIAHLKCAQRNSIGTSSDTKDDSSIEEEGGIDFEEGEELEELKHFHHEHNLFLSRNQVEVHHEHKLCEGCVKSISAPIL